A stretch of the Archangium violaceum genome encodes the following:
- a CDS encoding ExbD/TolR family protein: MAGGMDLGGGKGKKSLDVAINLTPFIDLMAVTISFLIMTAVWTQIGRLQVAQAGGPATEDEQKQEEQTKTVQLTLFVTPTELRLVADQSEFPAIEAKRGGNGKLDLAPLLARFKELKAQFPDQSAITLQTEDKVKYDDLVRIIDQCIGAGLPQVSVSAIMG, encoded by the coding sequence ATGGCCGGCGGAATGGACCTGGGGGGAGGCAAAGGCAAGAAGTCGCTCGACGTTGCCATCAACCTCACCCCCTTCATCGACCTGATGGCGGTGACCATCAGCTTCCTCATCATGACGGCGGTCTGGACCCAGATTGGCCGGCTCCAGGTGGCTCAGGCCGGAGGCCCGGCCACCGAGGACGAGCAGAAGCAGGAGGAGCAGACCAAGACGGTCCAGCTCACCCTGTTCGTCACGCCCACGGAGCTGCGCCTGGTCGCCGACCAGAGCGAGTTCCCGGCCATCGAGGCCAAGCGCGGCGGCAACGGCAAGCTGGACCTGGCGCCGTTGCTGGCCCGGTTCAAGGAACTCAAGGCCCAGTTCCCGGACCAGTCGGCCATCACGCTGCAGACCGAGGACAAGGTCAAGTACGACGACCTGGTGCGCATCATCGACCAGTGCATCGGCGCCGGCCTGCCCCAGGTCTCGGTGTCCGCCATCATGGGTTAG
- a CDS encoding ExbD/TolR family protein codes for MPIKAPGKRYCKRLQHSKVFGHGAHHGKHGGNADVLITPLVDMFVIIVLFLIANFSATGEVLMMTKDIQLPEASNVKEVEMHPVVMVSGEEVSISGTVVGRVQDLVKEEYLNIPALEEKLRDMKKQFEDLHAMAQDTTNTFKGDVNIQAHKDVEFSIIKRVMFSCASAGYNNINFATLQKGEAGAGGESTAAATP; via the coding sequence ATGCCCATCAAGGCTCCCGGTAAGCGGTACTGCAAGCGCCTGCAGCACTCGAAGGTGTTCGGCCACGGCGCGCACCACGGCAAGCACGGCGGCAACGCGGACGTGCTCATCACGCCGCTGGTCGACATGTTCGTGATCATCGTGCTCTTCCTCATCGCCAACTTCTCGGCGACGGGCGAGGTGCTGATGATGACCAAGGACATCCAGCTCCCCGAGGCGAGCAACGTCAAGGAGGTGGAGATGCACCCCGTGGTGATGGTGTCGGGAGAGGAAGTCTCCATCTCCGGCACCGTCGTCGGCCGGGTGCAGGATCTGGTGAAGGAGGAGTACCTCAACATCCCCGCGCTGGAGGAGAAGCTGCGGGACATGAAGAAGCAGTTCGAGGACCTCCACGCCATGGCCCAGGACACCACCAACACCTTCAAGGGTGACGTGAACATCCAGGCCCACAAGGACGTGGAGTTCTCCATCATCAAGCGGGTGATGTTCAGCTGCGCCAGCGCCGGCTACAACAACATCAACTTCGCCACCCTCCAGAAGGGCGAGGCGGGCGCTGGTGGCGAGTCCACGGCCGCCGCCACCCCGTAA